Proteins encoded within one genomic window of Actinoplanes octamycinicus:
- a CDS encoding bifunctional DNA primase/polymerase — protein sequence MQWTNRQPFVRQPFVPPALLGRLDRVRLRRAAQAFAEHGWAVAPGAVLTGPRFDCGRPGCPITGCHPAVDSLAESATTDPGRVAGWWRRRPHNVLLTTGDAFDVLEVPAALGRPVTDRLGDAAGPVAVTAAGRWMFLVRPGCPLRAELDLRQDVVRHGQGSWIPAPPSRMVEGPVRWAIPPGQVGWTLPDAEKVQEMLAANAGRATGRPLVPRQLSTLRRAA from the coding sequence ATGCAGTGGACCAACCGTCAGCCGTTCGTCCGTCAGCCGTTCGTCCCACCGGCGCTGCTCGGCCGCCTCGACCGGGTGCGCCTGCGCCGGGCCGCACAGGCCTTCGCCGAGCACGGCTGGGCGGTCGCACCCGGAGCGGTGCTGACCGGACCGCGCTTCGACTGCGGGCGCCCCGGGTGCCCGATCACCGGGTGCCATCCGGCCGTCGACTCCCTCGCCGAGTCGGCCACCACCGACCCCGGCCGGGTGGCCGGGTGGTGGCGGCGCCGACCGCACAACGTGCTGCTCACCACCGGCGACGCCTTCGACGTGCTGGAGGTGCCGGCCGCGCTGGGCCGGCCGGTCACCGACCGGCTCGGCGACGCGGCCGGGCCGGTCGCGGTCACCGCGGCCGGTCGCTGGATGTTCCTGGTCCGGCCCGGCTGCCCGCTGCGGGCCGAACTCGACCTGCGCCAGGACGTGGTCCGCCATGGGCAGGGCTCGTGGATCCCGGCCCCACCGAGCCGGATGGTGGAGGGCCCGGTGCGCTGGGCGATCCCGCCCGGCCAGGTGGGCTGGACGCTGCCGGACGCGGAGAAGGTGCAGGAGATGCTGGCCGCGAACGCCGGCCGGGCCACCGGCCGGCCGCTGGTGCCCCGTCAGCTCTCGACGCTGCGCCGGGCCGCCTGA
- a CDS encoding flavoprotein: MTGNPSPGVLYVLVCGSPMARDVGILVSLAQRDGWEVCVITTPDGRKFVDVAALQNQTGHPVRTFYKSPGDPDVLPPADAMIVAPATVNTVNKWAAGITDTLVLGLLVEGYGYGVPTAVVPYTNKVMALHPALHESLAKLRDWGVHVLYGEDVCRLGGPGQTDRFRGQFPWRRALQAVSNPITAASRVEPGAVS; encoded by the coding sequence ATGACGGGTAACCCCTCACCCGGTGTGCTGTACGTCCTCGTGTGCGGCTCACCGATGGCCCGGGACGTCGGGATCCTCGTCAGCCTCGCCCAGCGGGACGGCTGGGAGGTCTGCGTGATCACGACACCGGACGGCCGCAAGTTCGTCGACGTGGCGGCCCTGCAGAATCAGACCGGACATCCGGTGCGCACCTTCTACAAGAGTCCCGGTGACCCGGACGTGCTGCCGCCGGCGGACGCGATGATCGTCGCGCCGGCCACCGTCAACACGGTCAACAAGTGGGCCGCCGGGATCACCGACACGCTGGTGCTCGGCCTGCTCGTGGAGGGGTACGGCTACGGCGTCCCGACCGCCGTGGTCCCGTACACCAACAAGGTCATGGCGCTGCACCCGGCGCTGCACGAGAGCCTCGCCAAGCTCCGGGACTGGGGCGTGCACGTGCTCTACGGCGAGGACGTGTGCCGGCTGGGCGGCCCGGGGCAGACCGACCGGTTCCGCGGCCAGTTCCCGTGGCGCCGCGCGCTGCAGGCGGTCAGCAACCCGATCACCGCGGCGAGCCGAGTCGAGCCTGGGGCGGTTTCCTAG
- a CDS encoding DUF3052 domain-containing protein, which translates to MSATAGQADGVRSLADRFGFEPNMVVMEMGYDDDVDEDLRDALTERVGDLVDEDTDEVVDAVLLWYRDGDGDLFELLTDALGPLADNGVVWLLTPKAGRDGHVEPSEISESAPTAGLQQTSTVNAGKDWTGARLVSPRGAAKKK; encoded by the coding sequence GTGAGCGCGACCGCGGGTCAGGCCGACGGCGTACGCAGCCTGGCGGACCGGTTCGGCTTCGAGCCGAACATGGTGGTCATGGAGATGGGATACGACGACGACGTCGACGAGGATCTCCGTGACGCCCTGACCGAACGCGTCGGTGATTTGGTGGACGAGGACACCGACGAGGTCGTCGACGCGGTGCTGTTGTGGTACCGCGATGGCGACGGTGATCTGTTCGAGCTGCTCACCGATGCTCTCGGCCCCCTCGCCGACAACGGCGTGGTGTGGCTGCTGACCCCGAAAGCCGGGCGCGACGGGCACGTCGAGCCGAGCGAGATCAGCGAGTCGGCGCCGACCGCCGGCCTGCAGCAGACCTCGACGGTGAACGCCGGCAAGGACTGGACCGGGGCACGGCTGGTCTCTCCTCGAGGCGCCGCCAAGAAGAAGTAG
- a CDS encoding dihydrofolate reductase family protein: MGKVVAVEYVTLDGVFEEPAWSGPYFNDELSAWQAENLREADALLLGRRTYEGFKSAWPQMEEATGDFGVKMNTMPKHVATTTLTQPEWNATFVEGEVADAVAKLKTEPGTLLINGSGSLVNYLTRHNLIDEYRIMIYPVVQGEGRRLWDDGTKIALSVTKSWQTSTGVQVVTYVPA; this comes from the coding sequence ATGGGCAAGGTTGTCGCGGTGGAGTACGTGACGCTCGACGGCGTTTTCGAGGAGCCGGCCTGGAGCGGGCCGTACTTCAACGACGAGCTGAGCGCCTGGCAGGCGGAGAACCTGCGGGAGGCCGACGCGCTGCTGCTCGGCCGCCGCACCTACGAGGGCTTCAAGTCCGCCTGGCCGCAGATGGAGGAGGCGACCGGCGACTTCGGCGTCAAGATGAACACGATGCCCAAGCACGTGGCCACCACGACGCTGACCCAGCCGGAGTGGAACGCGACCTTCGTCGAGGGCGAGGTGGCCGACGCGGTGGCCAAGCTCAAGACCGAGCCGGGGACGCTGCTGATCAACGGCAGCGGCTCCCTGGTGAACTACCTGACCCGGCACAACCTGATCGACGAGTACCGGATCATGATCTACCCGGTGGTGCAGGGCGAGGGCCGCCGGCTCTGGGACGACGGCACCAAGATCGCTCTGTCGGTCACCAAGTCCTGGCAGACCTCGACCGGCGTGCAGGTCGTCACCTACGTCCCGGCCTGA
- a CDS encoding peroxiredoxin, whose protein sequence is MPIEVGAPAPDFLLKDQNNQEVRLSAFGGRKAVLLVFYPLAFSRRCHGELTEIQEHLADYANERVQVLTLSVDSVYSHKVWAEQEGFDFPLLADFWPHGGVARDYGVFNEETGFANRGTFLVDPAGTIRFAEMTGPGESRDQSAWRAALAGLTA, encoded by the coding sequence GTGCCGATCGAGGTGGGCGCGCCGGCGCCGGATTTCCTGCTCAAGGACCAGAACAACCAAGAGGTCCGCCTGTCCGCCTTCGGCGGCCGCAAGGCGGTCCTGCTGGTCTTCTACCCGCTCGCCTTCAGCCGCCGCTGCCACGGCGAGCTGACCGAGATCCAGGAGCACCTGGCGGACTACGCCAACGAGCGGGTCCAGGTGCTCACCCTCAGCGTCGACTCGGTCTACAGCCACAAGGTCTGGGCCGAGCAGGAGGGCTTCGACTTCCCGCTGCTCGCCGACTTCTGGCCGCACGGCGGCGTGGCCCGCGATTACGGCGTGTTCAACGAGGAGACCGGCTTCGCCAACCGCGGCACCTTCCTGGTCGACCCGGCCGGCACGATCCGCTTCGCCGAGATGACCGGCCCGGGCGAGTCCCGCGACCAGTCCGCCTGGCGGGCCGCCCTGGCCGGCCTCACCGCCTGA
- the gltX gene encoding glutamate--tRNA ligase → MTVRVRFAPSPTGMFHVGGARSALQNWIYAQQHGGVFVLRIEDTDAARNKPEWTEGIISALDWIGIERGTYEGPYYQSSYAADHTAAATRLYGEGKAYYCDCKREDVVARTGNTHTGYDGFCRERALGPGEGRALRFRTPDEGETVVVDLVRGKPTFENKLIEDFVIARSDGSAVFLLANVVDDMSMGITHVFRAEEHLPNTPKQQLLWEALGVTPPVWGHVPVIVNEKRQKLSKRRDKVALESYRDEGYLAAAMRNYLMLLGWAPSGDREIVPWSVVEEEYRIEDVNHAPAFFDVKKLRAFNGEYIRALTPSEFTQVCAPWLTGTDTIPAPPWDPAAFDAEIFTTIAPLAQTRIAVLSEIVENVDFLFLDQPVDDEASWAKAMKEGAADILDGAAEAFAALTDWTAEPLKAALEQVGEARGLKLGKTQAPVRVAVTGRTVGLPLFESIELLGRERTLARIAAARARLSA, encoded by the coding sequence GTGACTGTTCGCGTACGTTTCGCTCCCTCCCCCACCGGCATGTTCCACGTCGGCGGCGCCCGCTCGGCGCTGCAGAACTGGATCTACGCCCAGCAGCACGGCGGTGTCTTCGTGCTCCGGATCGAGGACACCGACGCGGCCCGCAACAAGCCCGAGTGGACCGAGGGCATCATCTCGGCGCTGGACTGGATCGGCATCGAGCGCGGGACGTACGAGGGCCCCTACTACCAGTCGTCCTACGCGGCCGACCACACCGCCGCCGCCACCCGGCTCTACGGCGAGGGCAAGGCCTACTACTGCGACTGCAAGCGCGAGGACGTGGTCGCCCGGACCGGCAACACGCACACCGGCTACGACGGCTTCTGCCGCGAGCGGGCGCTCGGCCCGGGCGAGGGCCGCGCGCTGCGTTTCCGCACGCCGGACGAGGGCGAGACGGTGGTCGTCGACCTGGTCCGCGGCAAGCCCACCTTCGAGAACAAGTTGATCGAGGACTTCGTCATCGCCCGCTCCGACGGCTCGGCGGTCTTCCTGCTGGCCAACGTGGTCGACGACATGAGCATGGGGATCACCCACGTGTTCCGCGCCGAGGAGCACCTGCCGAACACGCCGAAGCAGCAGCTGCTCTGGGAGGCGCTCGGCGTCACCCCGCCGGTCTGGGGCCACGTCCCGGTCATCGTCAACGAGAAGCGGCAGAAACTGTCGAAGCGGCGGGACAAGGTGGCGCTGGAGTCGTACCGGGACGAGGGCTACCTCGCCGCCGCGATGCGCAACTACCTGATGCTGCTCGGCTGGGCGCCCAGCGGCGACCGGGAGATCGTCCCGTGGTCGGTGGTCGAGGAGGAGTACCGGATCGAGGACGTCAACCACGCCCCGGCCTTCTTCGACGTCAAGAAGCTCCGCGCGTTCAACGGGGAGTACATCCGGGCGCTCACCCCGAGCGAGTTCACCCAGGTCTGCGCGCCGTGGCTGACCGGCACCGACACCATCCCGGCCCCGCCGTGGGACCCGGCGGCGTTCGACGCGGAGATCTTCACCACGATCGCCCCGCTCGCGCAGACCCGGATCGCGGTGCTCTCCGAGATCGTGGAGAACGTGGACTTCCTCTTCCTCGACCAGCCGGTCGACGACGAGGCGTCCTGGGCCAAAGCGATGAAGGAGGGCGCGGCCGACATCCTGGACGGCGCCGCCGAGGCCTTCGCCGCGCTCACCGACTGGACCGCCGAGCCGCTCAAGGCGGCGTTGGAGCAGGTCGGCGAGGCCCGCGGGCTGAAACTGGGCAAGACCCAGGCGCCGGTCCGGGTCGCGGTGACCGGGCGGACCGTCGGCCTGCCGCTCTTCGAGTCGATCGAGCTGCTCGGCCGGGAGCGCACGCTGGCCCGGATCGCCGCCGCCCGCGCACGGCTTTCCGCCTGA
- a CDS encoding helix-turn-helix domain-containing protein, whose translation MDELPIGRRVAYWRGRRKMSQQVFADRLGKSKSWVDKVERGVRRLDKFSVVYDIADVLQVDVQLLLGKEVERKPETQNCIDQVEVEEIRAALERYDQMSAFFQAVPQSPPLAEMHKAVSHAWLTYQHAKYGVLARALPKLLRDAQAADSAHANSDQAPKAAHLLGQVYQIASSALRKVGEHELSWLAADRSIAVSQRAGDQLLAGLASYRVGSALLALGRVRPSLEVNVNIANRLAPGPSRPEAEQLSVYGMLLLNGAMSASRIGDSATVRDLLSGAEQAALELGGDYNHYWTSFGPTNVQLHRCATAVELGDGRTAVETHERMEKAGFHALLPERRAHHYLDIARGYTQIGDVEKAGEMLLEGDRLAPSEIRCRPLAHEVLSDVLRRTRGTPPAPIAELAEQMGVGV comes from the coding sequence GTGGACGAGCTGCCGATCGGCCGCCGCGTCGCCTACTGGCGGGGCAGGCGCAAGATGTCCCAGCAGGTCTTCGCAGACCGGCTGGGCAAGAGCAAGAGCTGGGTCGACAAGGTGGAGCGGGGGGTCCGCCGGCTCGACAAGTTCTCCGTGGTCTACGACATCGCGGACGTGCTCCAGGTCGATGTCCAGCTGCTGCTGGGCAAGGAGGTGGAGCGCAAACCGGAGACGCAGAACTGTATCGACCAGGTGGAGGTCGAGGAGATTCGAGCGGCTCTGGAGCGATATGACCAGATGAGCGCGTTCTTCCAGGCGGTGCCGCAGTCGCCACCGCTGGCGGAGATGCACAAAGCGGTCAGCCACGCCTGGCTGACCTACCAGCACGCGAAGTACGGCGTGCTGGCCCGGGCGCTGCCCAAGCTGCTCCGCGACGCGCAGGCGGCGGACAGCGCGCACGCCAACAGCGACCAGGCGCCGAAGGCCGCGCACCTGCTCGGCCAGGTCTACCAGATCGCCTCCTCGGCGCTGCGGAAAGTGGGCGAGCACGAGCTCTCCTGGCTGGCCGCGGACCGATCGATCGCGGTCTCCCAGCGGGCCGGCGACCAGTTGCTGGCCGGGCTGGCCAGCTACCGCGTGGGCAGCGCGCTGCTCGCCCTCGGCCGGGTCCGCCCGTCGCTCGAGGTCAACGTGAACATCGCGAACCGGCTGGCTCCCGGGCCGTCCCGGCCCGAGGCCGAACAGCTCTCGGTGTACGGGATGCTGCTGCTCAACGGGGCGATGTCGGCCTCCCGGATCGGCGACAGCGCGACCGTCCGGGACCTGCTCAGCGGCGCCGAGCAGGCGGCCTTGGAGCTGGGCGGCGACTACAACCACTACTGGACGTCCTTCGGCCCGACCAACGTCCAGCTGCACCGGTGCGCGACCGCGGTGGAGCTCGGCGACGGGCGGACCGCGGTGGAGACGCACGAGCGGATGGAGAAAGCCGGGTTCCACGCCCTGCTGCCGGAGCGCCGGGCGCACCACTACCTGGACATCGCTCGTGGCTACACACAGATCGGCGACGTGGAGAAAGCCGGCGAGATGCTGCTGGAGGGCGACCGGCTCGCCCCCTCGGAGATCCGCTGCCGCCCGCTCGCCCACGAAGTCCTTTCCGACGTGCTCCGGCGTACCCGGGGCACGCCGCCGGCTCCGATCGCGGAGCTGGCCGAACAGATGGGAGTCGGCGTATGA
- a CDS encoding YjbQ family protein: MRSEVITVRTGDRPVVVDITRQAEEFVASEQDGLLHVFVPHATAGLAVIETGAGSDDDLLTAIDDLLPAVDKWRHRHGSRGHGRDHVLPAWIPPYATLPVLGGRIALGTWQSICLVDPNGDNPSRQVRFSFLNG; this comes from the coding sequence ATGCGTAGTGAAGTGATCACGGTACGGACCGGGGACCGGCCGGTCGTCGTCGACATCACCCGGCAGGCCGAGGAGTTCGTGGCGTCCGAGCAGGACGGCCTGCTGCACGTCTTCGTGCCGCACGCGACGGCCGGGCTGGCCGTCATCGAGACCGGCGCCGGCTCCGACGACGACCTGCTGACCGCGATCGACGACCTGCTGCCGGCCGTGGACAAGTGGCGGCACCGGCACGGCTCCCGCGGGCACGGGCGCGATCACGTGCTGCCGGCCTGGATCCCGCCGTACGCCACCCTCCCGGTGCTCGGCGGCCGGATCGCGCTGGGCACCTGGCAGTCGATCTGCCTGGTCGACCCGAACGGCGACAACCCGTCCCGCCAGGTGCGCTTCTCGTTCCTCAACGGGTGA
- the aceE gene encoding pyruvate dehydrogenase (acetyl-transferring), homodimeric type, with product MATERKRPVISDGLPSQLPDIDPSETNEWIESLDGVIDERGAKRARYVMLRLLERARERQVGVPPLTSTDYINTITPEQEPWFPGDEFVERRIRAYVRWNAAMLVHRAQRPEIGVGGHISSYASSASLYEVGMNHFFRGKDHPGGGDQIFFQGHASPGMYARAYLEGRLTTDQLDGFRQELSHPGGGLPSYPHPRLMPNFWEFPTVSMGLGPMNAIYQARYNRYLHNRGIKDTSQQHVWAFLGDGEMDEVESLGAIGLAAREELDNLTFVVNCNLQRLDGPVRGNGKVIQELESFFRGAGWNVIKVVWGREWDPLLAADTDGALVNLMNVTPDGDYQTYKGESGAYVREHFFGRDPRTRKLVEGMTDDEIWNLKRGGHDYRKLYAAYKAATEHTGQPTVILAKTIKGWTLGSHFEARNATHQMKKLTLEDLKGFRDRLYLDISDKQLEENPYLPPYYHPGEKSDEYQYMQQRRRDLGGYVPSRRTKAKSLAIPDSKAFADVKRGSGKQKVATTMAFVRLLKDLMKDKEFGARWVPIIPDEARTFGMDSLFPTKKIYSPHGQTYTSVDRELFLSYKEATNGQILHEGINEAGSTASFIAAGTSYATHDEPMIPLYIFYSMFGFQRTADELWAAADQMTRGFLLGATAGRTTLNGEGLQHEDGHSLLIAATNPAVVAYDPAFAYEIAHIIENGLHRMYGEKQENIFYYLTIYNEPAIQPAEPENVDAEGILKGIYRYAEGPATNGPKAQLLASGTGMRWALKAQELLAQDWGVSADVWSVTSWGELRRDAIEAEEHNLLHPSDQPRKPYIQQKLEGAEGPSVAVSDWMRAVPDLIARWVPNGYTSLGTDGFGMSDTRHALRRHFHVDGESVTVATLRELALRGKVPGHVPGEAAKKYAIDDVTAAPVGETGGDS from the coding sequence GTGGCCACGGAGCGCAAGCGCCCGGTGATCAGCGATGGCCTGCCGAGCCAGCTTCCGGACATCGACCCTTCGGAAACAAACGAGTGGATCGAGTCCCTCGACGGAGTCATCGATGAACGGGGCGCCAAACGAGCCCGGTACGTGATGTTGCGCCTGCTGGAGCGCGCCCGGGAACGACAGGTGGGCGTTCCGCCACTGACGTCCACCGACTACATCAACACGATCACGCCGGAGCAGGAGCCCTGGTTCCCCGGTGACGAGTTCGTGGAGCGGCGGATCCGGGCCTACGTCCGGTGGAACGCCGCCATGCTGGTGCACCGCGCGCAGCGCCCGGAGATTGGCGTCGGAGGCCACATCTCGTCGTACGCGTCGAGCGCCAGCCTCTACGAGGTCGGCATGAACCACTTCTTCCGGGGCAAGGACCACCCCGGCGGCGGCGATCAGATCTTCTTCCAGGGCCACGCCTCCCCCGGCATGTACGCCCGGGCCTACCTCGAGGGCCGGCTCACCACCGACCAGCTGGACGGCTTCCGGCAGGAGCTCAGCCACCCGGGCGGCGGCCTCCCGTCGTACCCGCACCCCCGGCTGATGCCGAACTTCTGGGAGTTCCCGACCGTCAGCATGGGCCTCGGCCCGATGAACGCGATCTACCAGGCGCGGTACAACCGCTACCTGCACAACCGCGGCATCAAGGACACCAGCCAGCAGCACGTCTGGGCGTTCCTCGGCGACGGCGAGATGGACGAGGTGGAGTCGCTCGGCGCGATCGGCCTGGCCGCCCGCGAGGAGCTGGACAACCTCACCTTCGTGGTGAACTGCAACCTGCAGCGCCTCGACGGCCCGGTGCGCGGCAACGGCAAGGTCATCCAGGAGCTGGAGTCGTTCTTCCGCGGCGCCGGGTGGAATGTGATCAAGGTGGTCTGGGGCCGGGAGTGGGACCCGCTGCTCGCCGCGGACACCGACGGCGCCCTGGTCAACCTGATGAACGTGACGCCCGACGGTGACTACCAGACCTACAAGGGCGAGTCCGGGGCGTACGTGCGGGAGCACTTCTTCGGCCGCGACCCGCGCACCCGCAAGCTCGTCGAGGGCATGACCGACGACGAGATCTGGAACCTCAAGCGCGGCGGCCACGACTACCGCAAGCTCTACGCGGCCTACAAGGCGGCCACCGAGCACACCGGTCAGCCGACGGTGATCCTCGCCAAGACCATCAAGGGCTGGACGCTGGGCTCGCACTTCGAGGCCCGCAACGCCACCCACCAGATGAAGAAGCTGACCCTGGAGGACCTGAAGGGCTTCCGGGACCGGCTCTACCTCGACATCAGCGACAAGCAGCTCGAGGAGAACCCGTACCTCCCGCCGTACTACCACCCCGGCGAGAAGTCCGACGAGTACCAGTACATGCAGCAGCGCCGCCGTGACCTGGGCGGTTACGTGCCGTCCCGGCGCACCAAGGCGAAGTCGCTGGCGATCCCGGACTCCAAGGCGTTCGCCGACGTCAAGCGGGGCAGCGGCAAGCAGAAGGTGGCCACCACGATGGCCTTCGTCCGCCTGCTCAAGGACCTGATGAAGGACAAGGAGTTCGGCGCCCGGTGGGTGCCGATCATCCCGGACGAGGCGCGCACCTTCGGGATGGACTCGCTCTTCCCGACCAAGAAGATCTACTCGCCGCACGGCCAGACCTACACCTCGGTGGACCGGGAGCTGTTCCTGTCCTACAAGGAGGCGACGAACGGCCAGATCCTGCACGAGGGGATCAACGAGGCCGGCTCGACCGCGAGCTTCATCGCGGCCGGCACGTCGTACGCGACGCACGACGAGCCGATGATCCCGCTGTACATCTTCTACTCGATGTTCGGCTTCCAGCGCACCGCCGACGAGCTGTGGGCCGCGGCCGACCAGATGACCCGGGGCTTCCTGCTCGGCGCCACCGCCGGCCGCACCACGCTCAACGGTGAGGGCCTGCAGCACGAGGACGGGCACTCGCTGCTGATCGCGGCGACCAACCCGGCCGTGGTGGCGTACGACCCGGCGTTCGCGTACGAGATCGCGCACATCATCGAGAACGGCCTGCACCGCATGTACGGCGAGAAGCAGGAGAACATCTTCTACTACCTCACCATCTACAACGAGCCGGCGATCCAGCCCGCCGAGCCGGAGAACGTGGACGCCGAGGGCATCCTCAAGGGCATCTACCGCTACGCCGAGGGCCCCGCGACGAACGGGCCGAAGGCGCAGCTGCTCGCCTCCGGCACCGGCATGCGCTGGGCGCTCAAGGCGCAGGAGCTGCTCGCCCAGGACTGGGGGGTGAGCGCCGACGTGTGGTCGGTCACCTCCTGGGGCGAGCTGCGGCGGGACGCCATCGAGGCGGAGGAGCACAACCTCCTGCACCCGAGCGACCAGCCGCGCAAGCCGTACATCCAGCAGAAGCTGGAGGGCGCCGAGGGTCCGTCGGTGGCGGTCAGCGACTGGATGCGGGCGGTGCCCGACCTGATCGCCCGCTGGGTGCCGAACGGCTACACCTCGCTGGGCACCGACGGCTTCGGCATGAGCGACACCCGGCACGCGCTGCGCCGCCACTTCCACGTGGACGGCGAGTCGGTCACCGTGGCCACGCTGCGCGAGCTCGCGCTGCGCGGCAAGGTGCCCGGCCACGTGCCCGGCGAGGCCGCCAAGAAGTACGCGATCGACGACGTGACCGCGGCCCCGGTCGGCGAGACCGGCGGCGACAGCTGA
- a CDS encoding transketolase C-terminal domain-containing protein produces MTTPQSLDERFRDAVSALRPPEQRRAPGDPVRDGVTLTGARALELFDAQLTSRHLDLAARWLRSFNEGFHTVGSAGHEGNAAVAAALRGDDPALPHDRAAAFYCARAAASAPESRVQRLEDAAQDILRGVVASVRDPISGGRDKVFGNAGLHLVPVVSTPAGHLPRAVGLAYGLSRSPDPRWPSDAIVAATFGDDGVDQPGASAALHAAGWHDRADQRIPLLLVCEDDAPGGPDPDGWVASVLRARPGVRYSYADGCDLAATYDAATEAAEYVRRERRPAVLHLGTVLLLGRPGDPEPGPDLDRDPLVGTARLLVEAGLLGPDDVITRYDEVGWQVRKAAEEVLGEPKLATVGEIVASLAPRRPLRVAHAITDAASRAAGPGAAGRSRVFGGSLPEQAGPMTLAQTVNAALTDALAARPGLLVFGPGTTRGGRHGVTAGLRERGGDRVFDTPPDATSVLGLALGAGLAGLLPVAELPDLAGLHSGEDQLRGEAATLSFLSSGAYRNPLVLRLPALADPYGMGGHLANDNSVAVLRDVPGLVVAVPARAEDAAPMLRTCLAAAEVDGSVCVFLEPASLYQTRDLYQQGDNEWLAPYAPPERWTGEHAPIGRARIYPMGSAQDLTIVTYGGGVRMSLRVAARLAADGYGTRVVDLRWLSPLPVADLVRESLATGRVLIVDETRRSGGVGEGVLAALVDGAFVGSARRVAAADAPVPLGPAAQHVLVGEDAITQGAHALLAR; encoded by the coding sequence GTGACCACCCCGCAAAGCCTCGACGAGCGGTTCCGCGATGCGGTCTCGGCCCTGCGACCCCCGGAGCAGCGGCGCGCTCCCGGAGATCCGGTCCGCGACGGCGTCACGCTGACCGGCGCCCGTGCCCTCGAGCTCTTCGACGCCCAGCTGACCAGCCGCCACCTCGACCTCGCGGCCCGCTGGCTGCGCAGCTTCAACGAGGGTTTCCACACGGTCGGCTCGGCCGGCCACGAGGGGAACGCGGCGGTCGCCGCGGCGCTGCGCGGCGACGATCCGGCGCTGCCGCACGACCGGGCCGCGGCGTTCTACTGCGCCCGCGCCGCCGCGTCCGCCCCGGAGAGCCGCGTGCAGCGCCTGGAGGACGCCGCCCAGGACATCCTGCGTGGCGTGGTGGCCTCGGTCCGCGACCCGATCAGTGGCGGCCGGGACAAGGTCTTCGGCAATGCCGGACTGCATCTGGTCCCGGTGGTCTCGACGCCGGCGGGTCACCTGCCGCGAGCGGTCGGTCTGGCGTACGGGCTGAGCCGGTCGCCGGATCCGCGCTGGCCGTCCGACGCGATCGTGGCGGCCACCTTCGGCGACGACGGCGTCGACCAGCCCGGCGCGTCCGCGGCGTTGCACGCGGCCGGCTGGCACGACCGCGCCGACCAGCGAATCCCGCTGCTGCTGGTGTGCGAGGACGACGCGCCCGGCGGCCCCGACCCGGACGGCTGGGTGGCCTCGGTGCTGCGCGCCCGCCCCGGCGTCCGCTACTCCTACGCCGACGGCTGCGACCTGGCCGCCACCTACGACGCCGCCACCGAGGCCGCCGAGTACGTCCGCCGTGAGCGCCGCCCGGCCGTGCTGCACCTGGGCACGGTGCTGCTGCTGGGCCGCCCCGGCGATCCGGAGCCCGGCCCGGACCTGGACCGGGATCCGCTGGTCGGCACCGCCCGGCTGCTGGTCGAGGCCGGCCTGCTCGGCCCGGACGACGTGATCACCCGGTACGACGAGGTCGGCTGGCAGGTCCGCAAGGCCGCCGAGGAGGTGCTCGGCGAGCCGAAACTGGCCACCGTCGGGGAGATCGTCGCCTCGCTGGCCCCGCGCCGCCCGCTGCGGGTGGCGCACGCGATCACCGACGCGGCGAGCCGGGCCGCCGGGCCGGGCGCGGCCGGCCGGTCCCGGGTCTTCGGCGGGAGCCTGCCCGAGCAGGCCGGGCCGATGACCCTGGCGCAGACCGTCAACGCGGCCCTCACCGACGCCCTGGCCGCCCGGCCCGGGCTGCTGGTCTTCGGGCCGGGCACCACTCGCGGCGGGCGGCACGGGGTGACCGCCGGGCTGCGCGAGCGCGGCGGCGACCGGGTCTTCGACACCCCGCCGGACGCGACCAGCGTGCTCGGGCTGGCCCTGGGCGCCGGGCTGGCCGGCCTGCTCCCGGTCGCCGAGCTGCCCGACCTGGCCGGCCTGCACAGCGGCGAGGACCAGCTGCGCGGCGAGGCGGCGACCCTGTCGTTCCTCTCCTCGGGCGCCTACCGCAACCCGCTGGTGCTGCGCCTGCCCGCCCTCGCCGACCCGTACGGGATGGGCGGCCACCTGGCCAACGACAACTCGGTGGCGGTGCTGCGCGACGTGCCCGGCCTGGTCGTCGCGGTGCCGGCCCGGGCCGAGGACGCCGCGCCGATGCTGCGCACCTGCCTGGCCGCCGCCGAGGTGGACGGGAGCGTTTGCGTCTTCCTGGAGCCGGCCTCGCTGTATCAGACGAGGGACCTCTATCAGCAAGGCGACAACGAGTGGCTGGCCCCCTACGCTCCGCCGGAACGGTGGACCGGTGAGCACGCCCCGATCGGCCGGGCGCGGATCTACCCCATGGGCAGCGCGCAGGACTTGACCATCGTCACGTACGGTGGCGGGGTGCGGATGTCCCTTCGGGTGGCGGCCCGGCTGGCCGCCGACGGGTACGGCACCCGGGTCGTCGACCTGCGCTGGCTGAGCCCGCTCCCGGTCGCTGACCTGGTGCGGGAGAGCCTGGCCACCGGCCGGGTGCTGATCGTCGACGAGACCCGCCGCTCCGGCGGGGTCGGCGAGGGGGTGCTCGCGGCCCTGGTCGACGGGGCGTTCGTCGGATCCGCGCGCCGGGTGGCCGCGGCCGACGCACCGGTTCCGCTGGGTCCGGCGGCCCAGCACGTGCTGGTGGGAGAGGATGCCATCACACAGGGTGCCCACGCCCTGCTGGCGCGGTAA